The Crocosphaera sp. UHCC 0190 genome has a window encoding:
- a CDS encoding sensor domain-containing diguanylate cyclase, protein MQDLTIDKQCIEKWQNIVNIMAELINVPAGLIMRINGSDIEVLVSSETEYNPYHVGDKEHLTCSGLYCETVIKTKNKLLIPDAKQDEKWQNNPDIKLGMVSYLGYPLILPDGGVFGTICVLDSKENHYSQLYEKLILQLKELIETHLALLYKNQELENIANKDWLTQLYNRRYFFIVGEKFYQNAKRRNLFLSISMIDIDFFKNINDNYGHDGGDFILKEFSKILIKNTRKADIVSRFGGEEFCILLTNCNLENAILVCERIRKELEINKFEYQTNKISVTISCGISSVLEGSLEKMVNKADAMVYKAKKNGRNQTLF, encoded by the coding sequence ATGCAAGATCTCACAATTGACAAACAGTGTATAGAAAAGTGGCAAAATATTGTAAACATTATGGCAGAACTGATCAATGTTCCTGCTGGACTGATTATGAGAATAAACGGTTCAGATATTGAAGTTCTTGTGTCAAGTGAGACAGAATATAACCCTTATCACGTAGGGGATAAGGAACATTTAACCTGTTCTGGATTATACTGTGAAACTGTTATTAAGACAAAAAATAAACTGCTTATTCCTGATGCTAAGCAAGATGAGAAATGGCAAAATAATCCAGATATAAAACTGGGAATGGTATCTTATCTAGGTTATCCGCTAATCCTTCCTGATGGTGGAGTTTTTGGGACAATTTGTGTGCTTGATAGTAAAGAGAATCATTATTCTCAACTTTACGAAAAACTTATACTTCAATTAAAAGAATTAATAGAAACTCATCTTGCTCTCCTATACAAAAATCAGGAATTAGAAAATATAGCCAATAAAGATTGGTTGACACAATTATACAACCGACGATATTTTTTTATTGTTGGTGAAAAGTTCTACCAGAATGCTAAAAGAAGGAATCTCTTTTTGTCAATTTCAATGATCGATATTGATTTTTTTAAGAACATAAATGATAATTATGGTCATGATGGGGGAGATTTTATTTTAAAAGAGTTTTCAAAAATATTAATAAAAAATACCAGGAAAGCTGATATTGTATCTCGTTTTGGAGGAGAAGAATTCTGTATATTACTGACTAATTGCAATTTGGAAAATGCTATATTAGTCTGCGAAAGAATTAGAAAAGAGTTAGAAATAAATAAATTTGAATACCAAACAAATAAAATTTCAGTAACAATTAGTTGCGGTATTTCATCGGTTTTAGAAGGCTCATTAGAAAAAATGGTAAACAAGGCAGATGCTATGGTATATAAAGCTAAAAAGAATGGCAGAAACCAGACTTTATTTTAA